tgagatatgtatattattatttattattttcattttcacaTATACCAATTTTTGGTAGTCGACCATGGATTTGGTCGCCCCCTTTTTTCTTGTGGGGGTAGTCGACCATGAAAAAATGAGTggtagtcgaccatgtttacatggtagtcgaccggggactcaatgaagcttggtcgaccaccttgaaaaatgaggtggtcgatCAAGATATATGGTGGTCGACTAACACTTTGGTTTACCCAATGGTGTATattgacaattttttttaaaaaagtataTTTTCATTGAAAACTTTTTAAAATGGCGAATATCCCTTTTCTATATTCATACTTAGTTATCAGTGTTTTTATATACTACtatgatatgatatgatacaaAATACAAAGAAACCGACTCACTTGCTTCAATTGATTAAACTAATTTGTTGTTGGTCTACGAAATTAAAGATAGATATTCACCTGATGATCATCGCTAATCTCCGGCAACGACAGTATCTCCTTTCCTCCGGTGGTTTGTGCATCGAAAAAGTTGTTGACCACTAGTGGTATAAATGAATTGACAGACCGACTTACAAAGGAAATGAGTTGTGTCGTGTTGAAAAGGTAATTACCATAAGGTGCATAGTGTTGAATTGGATGCGGTTGTGCGACAGCAACCTGACAGAATATAAACCATGGTTAAATTCTAAGACGGTTATTGTGATTAAGTTTTGACGTCAACGTTTGATGTCAAttgtaagatttttttttttttttttttttttttttttgaaaggcaagcttgcatcagtccggaccgaagcctagtcatcatttgcacacacacacgcgctttcgggcaggaaacccgaaccacactctgaggatccgacccttaaaccatcccgaggggcaggcgggccggatcttaatcccggagcgggtcggtaaaacctttcctttgggccaccttcaaggaataatgTTTCAATTCCcagagcgggtgacgaggttcgaacccgagacctctagccctgcgagtacacaagtgtaaccgcggtaccattgaagcaatgcttcgttggtgtAAGATTTTGTTTTTTGCATTCTAATATATATTAGgtattaaaattaaatttatatagatgtgttaaGTATATTTAGTGAGTTGGGGTCTTTAGTTCCTGGTTTTAGTTCGAATCTTGTCTAAGACGAATATATTTAGTGATGACTAGAGAGTAAGAGTAATCCCAATGggatggggtcggattactcgccctcccgggtaTCCCGAAAAGGAAAAATCCTTCTACCTTTGTTAAGTATGAATTAATATAGATAGATGTTGACGTCATACGGCTCGTCAACAGCAAGCGTAGATCTATTAGCGACTTGTTGGACGTTTGTCTTGAGTTTCATTATCATATAAAAAGGAATAGTCTTATAATAAATTACTTACTAATGCTTTCTCAAGCTCTTCAACCACGCGGTTCATTGTTGGACGTTTGTCTTGAGTTTCAGCCACACACCGATATGCAATTTCTACAACTGTGTCTATAGAATCTTTGTTTGCTTCCTTAATTATTGAAGGATCTATTTTTTCCATTAGTGTTCCTTTAAGACCGATATGCAATTTCTACAACTGTGTCTATAGAATCTTTGTTTGCTTCCTTAATTATTGAAGGATCTATTTTTTCCATTAGTGTTCCTTTAAGGTAGCATCTGCGTGCCACATCTACAAGCCCAGCTTCACTCTCCTTCATGTACATTTCATCCCAGGCCACCCTTCCATATAACATTTCAAACAAAATTACTCCGAAAATATGTACATCAGAATATCTTGTTAACTTAGTTGTCTTCCTATATTCTGGATCCACGTAAAATGCACGGCCACGAGTTGAATTCAGTTGAAGAGAATCTTGGTTAGGAGGAAGGAACATCGAGTGCCCAAAGTCAACAATCTTTGCCCCCAAATTCTCATCTAAAGCAATTGAGTATAGTGTCAAATCATGGATTATCACCGTCTTTTGGTCTTCCATCTCATGATGCAGGTAGTTTAATCCATACGCAACATCATGGCATATTTTCAAACGTTTTTCCCATGTAAGAACGGATCTGTCTCTGTGGTTTACCAAATACTCAATAAGGTATCCATTAGAAGCAGCCTCAATGACAAGGATCTTCTCGGAATTCTCATCACAAAATCCAAGTAGAGTGACTATGTTGTGATGCTTACAAGTTGTAAGCATTTCAATGTCTGTACCGAATACTTCTTCTTCTTCGTTGTCTTCTCCAGGGCGTAGGCGTTTAATACTGACAGTGGTGCTTCTCTTGGAACATTCACTTTTATTCTTATTTTCTACAGAGGCTGAATTCTTTTTATCCCAGACTTCAACTTCTGCTCTATATACATCATAGAACCCGCTTGTTAGACATAAGTAGGTCCGAGAAAAGTTGTCGGTGGCTAAACGTATATCCGCGAGTCTAATCTTCATGTGACTGAGTTGAGATTTCAAGCGTTCCAAGTTGGGTTTCTGCAACAAAGagggaaaaaaaagaaaaaggctgCTACTTAAAACTAAATTTATATAGATGTTTTAGTCTTATATACTCTAATATATTGACTTACTAATGCTTTCTCAAGCTCATTGACAACGTGTTTCATTGTTGGACGTCTGTCTTGAGTTTCAGCCACACACCAATATGCAATATCTACAAATGTTTTTATAGAATGTTTGTCTGCTTCCTTGATTATCAAAGGATCTATTATTTCTATTAGTGTTCCCTTACGGTAGCATCTGCGTGCCACATCTACTATCCCAGCTTCACTCTCCTTGGTGTACATTTCATCGCCAGCCCACCTTCCAGACAACATTTCAAACAAAATTACTCCAAAAGTATATACATCTGATTTTCTTCTTAACTTACATGTCTCCTCATATTCTGGATCAACGTAAAATACAAAGCCATAATACGAATTCAAATGAAGAAACTTTTGGTCAGGAGGCAAGAACATCGAGAGCCCAAAGTCTTCAATCTTTGCCCCGAATTTTTCATCTAAAGCAATTGAGTCTGTAGCGAAATCACCGTGTATCACCCTCTTTTGGTCTTCCATCTCGTAATGTAGGTACTTTAATCCATGTGCAACATCAAGGCATATTTTCAAACGTTTTTCCCAGCTAAGAAGAGACATGTCTTTGTCTTTGTCTTTTTCCAAATAATCAATAAGGTATCCATTAGAAGCATCCTCAACGACAAGGATCTTCTCGGGATCTTCATCACAGAATCCAAGTAGACTGACTAAGTTGCGATGCTTACAAGTTGTAAGCATCGCAATGTCTGTACCGAATACTCTTTCTCCTTCAATGTCTTCTCTAGGGCGTAGGCGTTTAATAATGACAGTGGTGCATCTCTTTTCTACAGAGGAGGCAGAATTCTTTTTATCTAAGTGTTCAAGTTTTGCTCTATACAAGTCATAGAACGGGGTACTTTGATAGAAGTATGTGTCAGAAAAGTTGTCGGTGGCTAAATTTATATCCGCGAGTCTAATCTTCATGTGACTGAGTTTAGATGTCAAGCGTTCCATGTCGGGTCTCTGCATGCAACGAGGGAAAATTAGGAGGCTGTTACTTGAACTGAAAAGAAATTGTAGTTTAGACTATTTTTACAGTTATGAGTAATACAAAAAACCTAAGTCAACCGCATCACCTGTTTAACACATTTGACCACCACTTTTGAACACTTCTAAGTCAACCACAAAAAATCAGGCAAAATgtgatggtaaaaaaaaaaaaggagataGAGAGAGAGACTCTTACATAAAGCCTTTCATACTGCACCTGAAGCTGCAACACTTCCATAAGTTTATTGACAATAGAGTTCATATCCGGGCGTAGTGCTCGATCATCATTTGTGCAAGAGTATGCTGCTGATAGGAAAGTGATGCCTGATTTCACGCCTATTTGATCATTTAGGATGGATCGAATCACAGCCAGTGTTCCGTTTTCATCATGAAATCTGACTAGTGGAGCTAGAAACCTATCAAATACATCCGGAATAAATGCTTTCCTCAtgtataatatttcaaataaaacaACACCAAATGAGTAGATGTCCGACTTGTACGTCACACCTCCAGTATTTTCTATTGCTGGGTCCACATACCCTTTTGTACCAATAGCTTCTGTGATGAGAACTCGAC
This genomic stretch from Rutidosis leptorrhynchoides isolate AG116_Rl617_1_P2 chromosome 11, CSIRO_AGI_Rlap_v1, whole genome shotgun sequence harbors:
- the LOC139874347 gene encoding receptor like protein kinase S.2-like is translated as MESTISKFSHLQIPLEEVLEATNNFDEKNVIGQGELGKVYKGKLLLLGKSVKIVARRLDSKHKRGLEFLTEISALSSLKHENIVSIIGFCNEKGEKVIINEYLAKGSLEMHLSKPTLTWVQRLKICIGVARLSYIHYQDRRSYSFIHRNINSSTILLNNKFEPKLSGFEYSIQRSVHEMGRVLITEAIGTKGYVDPAIENTGGVTYKSDIYSFGVVLFEILYMRKAFIPDVFDRFLAPLVRFHDENGTLAVIRSILNDQIGVKSGITFLSAAYSCTNDDRALRPDMNSIVNKLMEVLQLQVQYERLYRPDMERLTSKLSHMKIRLADINLATDNFSDTYFYQSTPFYDLYRAKLEHLDKKNSASSVEKRCTTVIIKRLRPREDIEGERVFGTDIAMLTTCKHRNLVSLLGFCDEDPEKILVVEDASNGYLIDYLEKDKDKDMSLLSWEKRLKICLDVAHGLKYLHYEMEDQKRVIHGDFATDSIALDEKFGAKIEDFGLSMFLPPDQKFLHLNSYYGFVFYVDPEYEETCKLRRKSDVYTFGVILFEMLSGRWAGDEMYTKESEAGIVDVARRCYRKGTLIEIIDPLIIKEADKHSIKTFVDIAYWCVAETQDRRPTMKHVVNELEKALKPNLERLKSQLSHMKIRLADIRLATDNFSRTYLCLTSGFYDVYRAEVEVWDKKNSASVENKNKSECSKRSTTVSIKRLRPGEDNEEEEVFGTDIEMLTTCKHHNIVTLLGFCDENSEKILVIEAASNGYLIEYLVNHRDRSVLTWEKRLKICHDVAYGLNYLHHEMEDQKTVIIHDLTLYSIALDENLGAKIVDFGHSMFLPPNQDSLQLNSTRGRAFYVDPEYRKTTKLTRYSDVHIFGVILFEMLYGRVAWDEMYMKESEAGLVDVARRCYLKGTLMEKIDPSIIKEANKDSIDTVVEIAYRS